A genomic window from Terriglobales bacterium includes:
- the ggt gene encoding gamma-glutamyltransferase: MEKKKIAVSLILMTLLSSLTLAAQDRSYGRSMAITPNGIVATSFTLASQAGAHILAKGGSAVDAAIAANAVLSVTEPMMNGIGGDMFAIYWDAKTGKLTGINSSGWAPQALTPEHLRAKGITSMPRHGIDSVTVPGAAAGWAAMHRRFGRLPWKELFEPAIYYAEHGYAVPEIIHDYWENPYLTDEGKRVFLPDGHAPALGEIFRNPDYAKALRLLADQGPDAVYRGDIGKAIVATSNELGGTMTLDDLSQFTPEWVDPISTDYRGWRVYELPPNGQGMAALSMLNIMEQFQPAADGPQGATELHKKIEAMQLAYADLKRYVADPRLAKVPTQGLISKEYAVQRAKLIDPNKARCDYGPGMPPGSDTTYLTTVDRDGNIVSWINSNYSEFGSGVVVKGMGFPLQNRGALFVLERGHPDILAGHKRPFHTIIPAFMEKGDQHIGFGIMGGYNQPLAHAQFVSNLVDYGMNIQGALSAPRFTVGRDFCHILIESRVKPEVIDQLRAMGHDLQVRKDYSAAMGRGQAILHDSSKKMNFGASDPRADGSAEMEIPDFSR, encoded by the coding sequence ATGGAAAAGAAGAAAATCGCAGTTAGTCTCATCCTCATGACATTGCTTTCGTCCCTTACTCTCGCTGCCCAGGATCGAAGCTATGGGCGCTCGATGGCGATCACACCCAACGGCATTGTTGCTACCAGCTTCACGTTGGCTTCGCAGGCGGGAGCGCACATTCTGGCCAAAGGCGGATCGGCAGTCGATGCCGCCATCGCGGCCAACGCCGTGCTCTCGGTCACCGAGCCGATGATGAACGGCATCGGGGGCGATATGTTCGCCATCTATTGGGACGCGAAGACCGGCAAGCTCACGGGTATCAACTCCAGCGGATGGGCACCGCAGGCGCTGACGCCCGAGCATCTGCGCGCCAAAGGCATCACTAGCATGCCGAGACACGGAATCGACAGTGTTACCGTTCCGGGTGCCGCCGCAGGATGGGCGGCGATGCACCGGCGTTTCGGCAGGCTGCCGTGGAAAGAGTTGTTCGAGCCGGCGATTTACTACGCCGAACACGGGTACGCCGTTCCCGAGATCATTCACGACTATTGGGAGAACCCGTATCTTACGGACGAGGGAAAGCGCGTCTTCCTACCCGACGGCCACGCGCCGGCGCTCGGCGAAATCTTCCGCAATCCTGATTATGCCAAGGCGCTGCGTCTTCTAGCCGATCAAGGACCGGACGCGGTCTATCGGGGCGACATCGGCAAGGCCATCGTGGCCACGTCGAACGAACTTGGCGGCACGATGACGCTCGACGATCTTTCCCAATTCACTCCGGAATGGGTGGATCCGATCTCGACCGATTATCGCGGCTGGCGCGTTTACGAATTGCCGCCCAACGGGCAAGGCATGGCCGCGCTCTCCATGCTGAACATCATGGAGCAGTTTCAGCCTGCAGCAGACGGTCCACAGGGCGCGACCGAGCTGCACAAGAAGATCGAGGCCATGCAACTGGCCTACGCCGACCTGAAGCGGTACGTGGCAGATCCTCGCCTTGCGAAAGTTCCCACTCAGGGACTGATTTCGAAGGAGTACGCGGTGCAGCGCGCGAAGCTCATCGATCCGAATAAAGCTCGCTGCGATTACGGACCGGGAATGCCTCCGGGCAGCGACACGACTTATCTCACGACCGTCGATCGCGACGGCAACATCGTTTCCTGGATCAACAGCAATTATTCCGAATTCGGCTCCGGCGTTGTGGTGAAAGGCATGGGATTCCCATTACAGAACCGCGGCGCGCTTTTTGTACTTGAGCGCGGACATCCTGACATCCTAGCCGGGCACAAGCGTCCTTTCCACACCATCATTCCAGCGTTCATGGAGAAAGGAGATCAGCACATCGGCTTCGGCATCATGGGCGGCTACAACCAACCACTAGCGCACGCGCAGTTCGTTTCCAACCTGGTCGACTACGGAATGAACATCCAGGGCGCGCTCTCAGCCCCACGCTTCACCGTGGGCCGCGATTTCTGCCACATCCTGATCGAAAGCCGCGTGAAGCCCGAGGTCATCGATCAACTGCGCGCAATGGGACACGACCTGCAAGTGCGCAAGGACTACTCAGCAGCCATGGGCCGCGGACAGGCCATCCTTCATGATTCAAGCAAGAAGATGAATTTCGGCGCCTCGGATCCGCGGGCGGACGGTTCCGCGGAAATGGAGATTCCGGATTTCTCCCGATAG